A single genomic interval of Candidatus Rokuibacteriota bacterium harbors:
- a CDS encoding GTP-binding protein, translating to MAKAKFDRSKPHVNIGTIGHIDHGKTTLTSAITKVLHTKFTGVAVRD from the coding sequence ATGGCCAAGGCGAAATTCGATCGGTCGAAGCCGCACGTGAACATTGGGACGATTGGGCACATCGATCACGGCAAGACGACGCTGACGTCCGCGATCACGAAGGTGCTGCACACGAAGTTCACGGGGGTGGCGGTGCGGGAC